From the Acidobacteriota bacterium genome, one window contains:
- a CDS encoding LEA type 2 family protein, translated as MNARQRPTAAPLAVAVMLSTLAFALAPPEARPAPASPAGGRDEVSLTLREKVIKDLSSSGLVLAFHVLVANPAEAPRELVRYRYRVRIDQKEYINTEIALDAPLAVPAGGRTLIALPVKITYELLFKVTGPIEGQALCDIVGDMYFRNERLKEQRASFAYSGEFPIFKDPEVDLLPLDVLDLTVGGADVVFHPRFKNLNRYDLIVETIDYELFFSGRPVQAGSIPGDKSLPGTGEKSFALPFLLDFFEAGDDVRAGFAQDEFPCRFAGRVVIASVWGRLAIRFDRTQPLRLNKKV; from the coding sequence ATGAACGCGCGCCAACGTCCGACAGCCGCCCCGCTCGCCGTTGCCGTCATGCTGTCGACGCTGGCTTTCGCCCTGGCGCCGCCGGAGGCCCGGCCCGCGCCGGCTTCTCCCGCCGGGGGACGGGACGAGGTCAGCCTGACCCTCCGGGAGAAGGTCATCAAGGACCTCAGCTCGTCCGGGCTGGTCCTGGCCTTCCACGTCCTCGTCGCCAACCCGGCCGAGGCGCCGCGTGAGCTTGTCCGCTACCGCTACCGGGTCCGCATCGACCAGAAGGAATACATCAACACGGAGATCGCCCTCGACGCGCCGCTGGCCGTGCCGGCCGGCGGCCGGACGCTCATCGCCCTGCCGGTCAAGATCACCTACGAGCTGTTGTTCAAGGTCACCGGGCCGATCGAGGGCCAGGCCCTCTGCGACATCGTCGGCGACATGTATTTCCGGAACGAGCGGCTGAAGGAGCAGAGAGCATCCTTCGCCTACAGCGGGGAGTTCCCGATCTTCAAGGACCCCGAGGTCGACCTGCTGCCCCTCGACGTCCTGGACCTGACGGTCGGCGGGGCCGACGTGGTCTTCCATCCGCGGTTCAAGAACCTGAACCGCTACGATCTCATCGTCGAGACCATCGACTATGAGCTTTTCTTCAGCGGCCGCCCCGTGCAGGCCGGGTCCATCCCCGGCGACAAGAGCCTGCCTGGGACCGGCGAAAAGAGCTTCGCCCTGCCGTTCCTGCTGGATTTCTTCGAAGCCGGCGACGACGTCCGGGCCGGCTTCGCCCAGGACGAGTTCCCCTGCCGCTTCGCCGGGCGGGTCGTCATCGCCTCGGTTTGGGGACGGCTGGCCATCCGCTTCGACAGGACCCAGCCTCTCCGGCTCAACAAGAAGGTCTGA
- a CDS encoding L-threonylcarbamoyladenylate synthase: MTKTLIVPLDPGAGTAFPAGEIAGRLLAGAVAAYPTETFYALGAAAFAGKAVDRIFRLKKRGASKPLSFIVSDMEMVREVAAAMPAAFTALAAEFWPGPLTLVLPAAAGLPDRLLGPGRTIAVRIPPLAWLRALVREMSEPLTATSANLAGEPEIAGAAEVRALFEGQVDIIIDGGPAPGGRPSTIVDLSAGTPRILRQGAIPAERIKAFIGGPA, encoded by the coding sequence GTGACGAAGACCCTGATCGTGCCGCTCGACCCCGGCGCCGGGACCGCGTTCCCGGCCGGGGAGATAGCCGGCCGCCTGCTGGCCGGGGCCGTGGCCGCCTACCCGACGGAGACCTTCTACGCCCTGGGCGCGGCCGCCTTCGCCGGGAAAGCCGTGGACAGGATCTTCCGCCTGAAGAAGCGCGGGGCCTCCAAGCCCCTGTCCTTCATCGTCTCCGACATGGAAATGGTCCGCGAGGTCGCCGCCGCGATGCCCGCCGCGTTCACGGCCCTGGCCGCGGAATTCTGGCCGGGCCCGCTGACCCTCGTCCTCCCGGCCGCCGCCGGCCTGCCGGACCGGCTGCTCGGGCCGGGCCGGACGATCGCCGTCCGCATCCCGCCGCTCGCCTGGCTGCGGGCCCTGGTGCGGGAGATGAGCGAGCCGCTGACGGCGACCAGCGCCAACCTGGCCGGGGAGCCCGAGATCGCCGGGGCGGCCGAGGTCCGGGCCCTGTTCGAAGGGCAGGTCGACATCATCATCGACGGCGGCCCCGCGCCCGGCGGCCGGCCCTCGACCATCGTGGACTTGTCCGCCGGGACGCCGCGCATCCTGCGCCAAGGGGCGATCCCCGCGGAACGGATAAAAGCATTTATCGGCGGCCCGGCTTGA
- a CDS encoding PfkB family carbohydrate kinase: MSLVIVGSVAFDTVRTPWGDRERIVGGSGTYCSLAASFFTRPRVVGVVGRDFPRKTIAFLRSRGVDLAGLKIKAGKTFHWEGKYEDDPNRRTTLRTDLNVFADFRPEIPAAYRNSRIVYLANLNPEHHEFVLGQFRRPALVAMDTIRLWIDTKREALLKELGRSDIFFANDEEARLITGELNLIAAGKALLGLGPSLVVLKKGEHGALVFRRNFVFGVLAHPCEHVIDPTGAGDSFAGGFLGYLDKRRTLAARDVRRAAVYGSVMASFAIEDFGIGRFQALDRDLVEGRFRQFRKLTTF; the protein is encoded by the coding sequence ATGAGCCTGGTCATCGTCGGGTCGGTCGCCTTCGACACCGTCCGCACGCCCTGGGGCGACCGGGAGAGGATCGTCGGCGGCTCGGGGACGTACTGCTCGCTCGCGGCCAGCTTCTTCACCCGGCCGCGCGTCGTCGGCGTCGTCGGCCGCGACTTCCCGCGCAAGACGATCGCCTTCCTCCGGTCGCGCGGCGTCGACCTGGCCGGGCTCAAGATCAAGGCCGGCAAGACCTTCCATTGGGAAGGGAAGTACGAGGACGATCCCAACCGCCGGACGACCCTGCGCACGGACCTCAACGTCTTCGCCGACTTCCGGCCGGAGATCCCGGCGGCCTACCGGAACTCTCGCATCGTCTACCTGGCCAACCTCAACCCGGAGCACCACGAGTTCGTCCTGGGCCAGTTCCGCCGGCCGGCCCTGGTGGCCATGGACACGATCCGCCTCTGGATCGACACGAAGCGGGAGGCCCTGCTCAAGGAGCTCGGCCGGAGCGACATCTTTTTCGCCAACGACGAGGAGGCCCGCCTGATCACCGGCGAGCTGAACCTCATCGCCGCCGGCAAGGCCCTCCTCGGGCTCGGCCCGTCGCTGGTCGTCCTCAAGAAGGGCGAGCACGGCGCGCTCGTCTTCCGCCGGAACTTCGTCTTCGGCGTGCTGGCCCACCCCTGCGAGCATGTCATCGACCCGACCGGGGCCGGGGACAGCTTCGCCGGCGGCTTCCTCGGCTATCTCGACAAGCGCCGGACCCTGGCCGCGCGGGACGTGCGCCGGGCCGCGGTCTACGGCAGCGTCATGGCCTCGTTCGCCATCGAGGATTTCGGGATCGGCCGCTTTCAGGCGCTCGACCGGGACCTGGTCGAGGGCCGGTTCAGGCAGTTCCGCAAGCTGACGACATTCTAG
- the metG gene encoding methionine--tRNA ligase, producing the protein MAKNSKKTFYITTPIYYVNDVPHIGHAYTTIIADTLARFQKLAGKDVFFLTGTDEHGQKIEKAAAERGMTPKALADSVVGRAQDLWQALDIRYDFFVRTTMDFHEKGVQKLFQILLGRGDIYKGTYRGWYCVSDENFLADDVPVEADGCKTCPDCGKKASVVSEETYFFRLSAYQDRLLKLYEEHPDFVRPQSRMNEVASFVRGGLKDLSITRTTVKWGVPVPGDPKHTIYVWFDALHNYVTAIGYDWNMDRFEKFWPADIHLVGKDILRFHAVYWPAFLMASGLPLPRTVYGHGWWLKDDTKMSKSRGNVLDPHVLLKAFGPDPLRYFLLREIPIGQDGNFSHEGFLHRVNSDLANDFGNLVQRTLTMIGNYFGGTIDAPGEETAEDAAVRTGFEELKGRVFELYDACALNKALEEIWAYIGRVNKYLADNEPWIMAKDPARRPRLGRVLLQAAAAIRGASYLAYPVMPRSVEKVWGFLGEPAKPSDVPWEKIEFRGFGPGRKVGTPQALFPRVALKDFLADEAGTQAAGPAAAPAAGPETTTKGAKGMDIISYDEFKKMDLRVARILEAERIPGATKILKLKIDIGTEQRQMVAGIAETYAPEELVGKKLIVICNLKPAVIRGIESQAMLLAAITPDNKAVVPFFDREIEAGATVK; encoded by the coding sequence GTGGCCAAGAACTCTAAAAAGACCTTCTATATCACGACGCCGATCTATTACGTCAACGACGTGCCCCACATCGGGCACGCCTACACGACCATCATCGCCGACACGCTGGCCCGCTTCCAGAAGCTGGCCGGCAAGGACGTCTTCTTCCTGACCGGGACGGACGAACACGGCCAGAAGATCGAGAAGGCGGCGGCCGAAAGGGGGATGACCCCCAAGGCCCTGGCCGATTCCGTGGTCGGCCGGGCCCAGGACCTGTGGCAGGCCCTCGATATCCGTTACGACTTCTTCGTCCGCACGACCATGGACTTCCACGAGAAGGGCGTCCAGAAGCTCTTCCAGATCCTGCTCGGCAGGGGCGACATATACAAGGGCACGTACCGGGGCTGGTACTGCGTCTCCGACGAGAACTTCCTCGCCGACGACGTGCCCGTCGAGGCCGACGGGTGCAAGACCTGCCCCGACTGCGGCAAGAAGGCCTCGGTCGTCTCCGAGGAGACCTACTTCTTCCGCCTGTCGGCCTACCAGGACAGGCTCCTTAAGCTCTACGAGGAGCACCCCGATTTCGTCCGGCCGCAGAGCCGGATGAACGAGGTCGCCAGCTTCGTCCGGGGCGGGCTCAAGGACCTGAGCATCACCCGGACGACGGTCAAGTGGGGCGTGCCGGTGCCTGGCGATCCCAAGCACACCATCTACGTCTGGTTCGACGCCCTCCATAATTACGTCACGGCCATCGGCTACGACTGGAACATGGACCGCTTCGAGAAGTTCTGGCCGGCCGACATCCACCTGGTCGGCAAGGACATCCTGAGGTTCCACGCGGTCTACTGGCCGGCCTTCCTGATGGCCTCCGGCCTGCCCCTGCCCCGCACGGTCTACGGCCACGGCTGGTGGCTCAAGGACGACACCAAGATGTCCAAGTCCCGGGGCAACGTCCTCGACCCGCACGTCCTGCTGAAGGCCTTCGGGCCGGACCCGCTGCGCTACTTCCTGCTGCGCGAGATCCCCATCGGCCAGGACGGCAACTTCTCCCACGAGGGCTTCCTGCACCGGGTCAACTCGGACCTGGCCAACGACTTCGGCAACCTGGTCCAGCGGACGCTGACGATGATCGGCAACTACTTCGGCGGGACGATCGACGCTCCCGGCGAGGAGACGGCCGAGGACGCCGCCGTCCGGACCGGGTTCGAGGAGCTCAAGGGCCGCGTCTTCGAACTCTATGACGCCTGCGCCCTCAACAAGGCCCTCGAGGAGATCTGGGCCTACATCGGCCGGGTCAACAAGTACCTGGCCGACAACGAGCCCTGGATCATGGCCAAGGACCCGGCCCGGCGGCCCAGGCTGGGGCGTGTCCTGCTCCAGGCCGCGGCGGCCATCCGCGGCGCGAGCTATCTCGCCTACCCCGTGATGCCCCGGTCGGTCGAGAAGGTCTGGGGCTTCCTCGGGGAGCCGGCCAAGCCGTCCGACGTGCCTTGGGAGAAGATCGAATTCCGCGGCTTCGGCCCCGGCCGCAAGGTCGGGACGCCGCAGGCGCTCTTCCCGAGGGTGGCGCTGAAGGACTTCCTGGCCGACGAGGCCGGGACCCAGGCCGCGGGACCGGCCGCCGCGCCGGCCGCGGGGCCCGAAACGACGACGAAGGGAGCGAAGGGAATGGACATCATCAGCTACGACGAATTCAAGAAGATGGACCTCCGGGTGGCCCGGATCCTCGAGGCCGAACGCATTCCCGGCGCGACCAAGATCCTCAAGCTCAAGATCGACATCGGCACGGAGCAGCGGCAGATGGTCGCCGGCATCGCCGAGACCTACGCGCCGGAGGAGCTCGTCGGCAAGAAGCTCATCGTCATCTGCAATCTCAAGCCGGCGGTCATCCGCGGCATCGAGTCCCAGGCCATGCTGCTCGCCGCCATCACCCCCGACAACAAGGCCGTCGTCCCCTTCTTCGACCGCGAGATCGAGGCCGGGGCCACCGTCAAGTAG
- the larC gene encoding nickel pincer cofactor biosynthesis protein LarC has product MKYVYLDASSGVSGDMCLGALLDLGVDPALFRDRMAGLRLPVEIAVRRVRRGGFAAVKVDVEIRDRKHGERTFADVERVVLKSRFAPAVKDRAQAVFRRLFEAEAKVHGRKFKEAHLHEAGADDALVDVVGTAFLLEELGVGEVYCSPLNVGSGWIRTSHGRLAVPPPAVAELLTKVPVYSAWVESELVTPTGAAIVSALAGRFAGLPELAYEKIGRGAGTKEFPEIPNILRVYYGEAGSFDPGKSVYIIEATIDDATPQLLAHFLERALEEGALDATLSAVVMKKNRLGTKLSLLVESARLDDLIEAVFRETTSIGVRYYPVGRRVLEREVRTVRVDGRKIGVKVARLAGRTVNVQPEYDDLVAAARRTGRPLKEIARRAASGFTGKP; this is encoded by the coding sequence ATGAAGTACGTCTATCTCGACGCTTCGTCGGGAGTCAGCGGCGACATGTGCCTCGGCGCGCTCCTGGACCTGGGGGTCGATCCGGCCCTGTTCAGGGACCGGATGGCCGGGCTCCGCCTGCCGGTGGAGATCGCCGTCCGCCGGGTCCGCCGGGGCGGCTTCGCCGCGGTCAAGGTCGACGTCGAGATCCGGGATCGCAAGCACGGCGAGCGGACGTTCGCCGACGTCGAGCGGGTCGTCCTCAAGAGCCGCTTCGCGCCGGCCGTCAAGGACCGGGCCCAGGCGGTCTTCCGGCGGCTGTTCGAGGCCGAGGCGAAGGTCCACGGCCGGAAGTTCAAGGAAGCCCACCTCCACGAGGCCGGGGCCGACGACGCCCTGGTCGACGTCGTCGGGACCGCCTTCCTCCTCGAGGAGCTGGGCGTCGGCGAGGTCTATTGCTCGCCGCTCAACGTCGGCTCGGGCTGGATCCGGACGTCACACGGCCGGCTGGCCGTGCCGCCGCCGGCGGTCGCCGAGCTGCTGACGAAGGTTCCGGTCTACTCCGCCTGGGTCGAATCCGAGCTCGTGACCCCGACCGGCGCGGCCATCGTCTCGGCCCTGGCCGGGAGATTCGCCGGTCTGCCCGAGCTCGCTTACGAGAAGATCGGCCGCGGCGCCGGGACGAAGGAATTCCCCGAGATCCCCAATATCCTGAGGGTTTACTACGGCGAGGCCGGCTCGTTCGACCCGGGCAAGAGCGTCTACATCATCGAGGCGACGATCGACGACGCCACGCCCCAGCTCCTGGCCCACTTCCTGGAGCGGGCCCTGGAGGAAGGCGCGCTCGACGCCACCCTTTCCGCCGTGGTCATGAAGAAGAACCGGCTGGGGACCAAGCTCTCGCTCCTGGTCGAGTCCGCCCGCCTGGACGACCTGATCGAGGCGGTCTTCCGCGAGACGACCTCGATCGGCGTCCGCTATTATCCGGTCGGCCGCCGCGTCCTCGAGCGCGAGGTCCGGACCGTCAGGGTGGACGGCCGGAAGATCGGCGTCAAGGTGGCCAGGCTGGCCGGCCGGACGGTCAACGTCCAGCCGGAATACGACGACCTCGTTGCGGCGGCCCGCCGGACCGGGAGGCCGCTGAAAGAGATCGCCCGCCGGGCCGCGAGCGGCTTCACGGGGAAGCCCTAG
- the mtnP gene encoding S-methyl-5'-thioadenosine phosphorylase: MAGTKKSAPPVATIGILGGTGLYEIEGFRNKREVRLRTPFGEPSGPYVVGTLEGRRVVFLARHGQGHRLLPAEVPYRANIFGFKKLGVERLISINSVGSLREDIPPRDMVLPDQFFDRTRRAGTFFGGGLVAHVSLAEPVCPDLAATLHDAAASLGLRARLGGTYVCIDGPAFSTKAESKAYRSWGGTVVGMTAATEARLCREAEICYATLCLVTDYDVWHETEEPVTVELVLQNMSFNIANAREVLRKAVAAMGKDAKPGCDCSSALRNAIVTAAGVIPAATKRALAPIVGKYLG, translated from the coding sequence ATGGCCGGAACAAAGAAGAGCGCGCCTCCCGTGGCCACGATCGGCATACTCGGCGGCACGGGGCTCTACGAGATCGAGGGCTTCAGGAACAAGAGGGAGGTCCGGCTGCGGACGCCCTTCGGCGAGCCCTCCGGTCCCTATGTCGTCGGCACCCTCGAGGGCCGGCGGGTGGTCTTCCTGGCCCGCCACGGCCAGGGCCACCGGCTCCTCCCGGCCGAAGTCCCGTACCGGGCCAACATCTTCGGGTTCAAGAAGCTGGGCGTCGAGCGGCTGATCTCGATCAACTCGGTCGGCTCTCTCCGCGAGGACATCCCGCCGCGGGACATGGTCCTGCCCGACCAGTTCTTCGACCGCACCCGCCGGGCCGGCACGTTCTTCGGCGGCGGGCTCGTCGCCCATGTCAGCCTGGCCGAGCCGGTCTGCCCCGACCTGGCCGCGACGCTCCATGACGCGGCCGCGAGCCTGGGCCTGAGGGCCCGCCTGGGCGGCACCTACGTCTGCATCGACGGGCCGGCCTTCTCGACCAAGGCCGAGTCGAAGGCCTACCGGTCCTGGGGCGGCACCGTCGTCGGCATGACCGCGGCCACCGAGGCCAGGCTCTGCCGTGAAGCCGAGATCTGCTACGCCACCCTGTGCCTGGTGACGGACTACGACGTCTGGCACGAGACCGAGGAGCCGGTGACGGTCGAGCTCGTCCTCCAGAACATGTCCTTCAACATCGCCAACGCCAGGGAGGTCCTCAGGAAGGCCGTGGCGGCGATGGGGAAGGACGCCAAGCCAGGCTGTGACTGCAGTTCGGCCCTCCGGAACGCCATCGTCACGGCGGCGGGCGTCATCCCGGCGGCGACGAAAAGGGCCCTGGCCCCGATCGTCGGGAAGTACCTGGGATAG
- the folE gene encoding GTP cyclohydrolase I FolE encodes MDPKKIEKGVRLVLEGVGEDPGRPGIKATPQRVAHMLAEILGGTEEEATRNLRVIEDEKHDEMVLIKSIPLYSMCEHHLLPFAGVAHVAYIPKAGRIVGLSKIARVVEALSRRLQVQERLTKQIADLLDKHLEPLGVMVVIEAEHMCMSMRGAKKPKSITVTSAVRGVFRKNPATRAEAMMLIRGGHGSGQEL; translated from the coding sequence ATGGATCCCAAGAAGATCGAGAAGGGCGTCCGCCTCGTCCTCGAGGGCGTCGGCGAGGACCCCGGCCGCCCCGGCATCAAGGCGACGCCGCAGCGGGTGGCCCACATGCTGGCCGAGATCCTCGGCGGCACCGAAGAGGAGGCGACGCGGAACCTCCGCGTCATCGAGGACGAGAAGCACGACGAGATGGTCCTCATCAAGAGCATCCCCCTCTATTCGATGTGCGAGCATCATCTCCTCCCCTTCGCGGGAGTGGCCCACGTGGCCTATATTCCGAAGGCCGGGCGCATCGTCGGGCTGAGCAAGATCGCCCGGGTCGTGGAGGCCCTGTCCAGGCGGCTCCAGGTGCAGGAGCGGTTGACGAAGCAGATCGCCGACCTGCTCGACAAGCACCTCGAGCCCCTGGGCGTCATGGTCGTGATCGAGGCCGAGCACATGTGCATGTCGATGCGCGGGGCCAAGAAGCCCAAGTCGATCACGGTGACCTCGGCCGTCCGCGGCGTCTTCCGCAAGAACCCGGCGACGCGGGCCGAGGCCATGATGCTCATCCGAGGAGGACACGGCAGTGGCCAAGAACTCTAA